Proteins from a genomic interval of Bacteroidota bacterium:
- a CDS encoding DUF202 domain-containing protein: MDTLSSGEKLAIDRTKLANERTFLAYFRTAVGFIVAGMTIIRIHLFEQVEFVGEALIALGPILIFIGLYQRRKVYRRIRSYYKEEHCADYEKHL; encoded by the coding sequence ATGGACACATTATCTTCAGGCGAAAAACTGGCCATTGACAGAACAAAGCTTGCAAACGAAAGAACATTCCTGGCATATTTTAGAACTGCTGTTGGTTTTATTGTTGCCGGTATGACAATAATCAGGATTCACTTATTCGAACAGGTAGAGTTTGTTGGAGAAGCACTGATAGCTTTGGGTCCAATTTTAATATTTATCGGACTCTATCAGAGGAGAAAGGTATACAGGAGAATTCGGTCTTATTATAAAGAAGAACATTGTGCTGATTACGAAAAACACTTATAG
- a CDS encoding ion transporter — MNNFRQKAFDAILSDGEKTTKGDRFDKYITILIVLNVIAVVAESYPELEEKYHAFFMYFEFFSVIVFSIEYLIRIWTAPLLYPNTPQWKAILKFISSPLAIIDLLAVAPFYLPFIFIIDLRFIRILRLLRLLRVLKLSRHSESLRMISRVLRKSKSQLGVTFFVVFILIIVSASLMYYIEKDAQPGAFQNIGQGFWWAVATLTTVGYGDIYPITALGKLISGIIAILGIGLVALPTGIISSAFMDELSNDRNDEKLCSFDHSMMTTRYCPHCGERL, encoded by the coding sequence ATGAATAATTTCAGACAAAAAGCATTCGACGCTATACTTTCAGACGGAGAAAAAACTACCAAAGGCGACAGGTTTGATAAGTATATTACAATTCTTATCGTTTTAAATGTGATTGCTGTGGTAGCAGAATCATATCCCGAATTAGAGGAGAAATATCATGCCTTTTTTATGTACTTCGAATTCTTCTCTGTCATAGTATTTTCTATAGAGTATCTAATTCGTATCTGGACAGCTCCACTACTCTATCCCAACACCCCACAATGGAAGGCAATATTGAAATTTATTTCTTCTCCATTGGCGATAATCGATTTACTGGCGGTAGCACCATTCTATCTGCCCTTCATTTTCATAATCGACTTAAGGTTTATCAGAATTCTTCGTTTACTTCGTTTGCTGAGAGTTCTGAAACTATCGCGTCATTCGGAATCATTAAGGATGATATCGCGGGTATTGAGAAAGTCAAAATCACAACTGGGCGTAACATTTTTTGTTGTGTTCATACTAATAATTGTTTCAGCTTCGCTGATGTATTATATCGAAAAAGATGCACAACCCGGGGCTTTCCAAAATATAGGCCAGGGATTTTGGTGGGCAGTTGCTACACTCACTACAGTTGGTTATGGAGACATATATCCAATAACAGCCTTGGGTAAACTTATTTCGGGGATAATTGCTATCCTGGGAATAGGACTGGTTGCATTACCCACAGGTATCATAAGTTCTGCATTTATGGATGAACTTAGCAATGACAGAAATGATGAAAAATTATGCTCTTTTGACCATTCAATGATGACCACAAGATATTGTCCACACTGTGGCGAAAGGCTTTAA
- a CDS encoding nucleoside deaminase has protein sequence MNDEFYIREAIKEADKGIINNEGGPFGAVVVKNGEIIGRGNNRVTSTNDPTAHAEIIAIRDACKNLSSFQLDDCVIYSSCEPCPMCLGAIYWARPKRLVFASSKHDAADAGFDDNFIYNEIALPKEKRMIETQQILQNEANLIFEKWKQSTDKTKY, from the coding sequence ATGAATGATGAGTTTTATATTCGGGAAGCAATTAAGGAGGCCGATAAGGGCATTATTAATAACGAAGGTGGTCCTTTTGGAGCTGTAGTAGTGAAAAATGGCGAAATTATCGGAAGAGGCAATAACAGGGTTACATCAACCAACGATCCTACTGCCCATGCCGAAATTATTGCTATTCGCGATGCCTGTAAAAATCTAAGCTCTTTTCAGCTGGACGATTGCGTTATTTACTCATCATGTGAGCCCTGCCCCATGTGTTTAGGTGCAATTTATTGGGCCAGACCAAAACGTTTGGTATTTGCTTCTTCGAAACACGATGCGGCAGATGCCGGTTTTGACGATAATTTTATTTATAATGAAATAGCCCTTCCCAAAGAAAAAAGAATGATAGAAACTCAACAAATCCTTCAGAATGAGGCTAATCTTATTTTTGAAAAATGGAAACAAAGTACTGATAAAACAAAATACTAA